CAACTACCACTACGACGAAAACGAGCAGTCGGTGACGGTGAAGGTGAAGGTGAAAACCCCTGACACTGTGACTCCCGAAAGTCGTGGGGACTGGTCGTGGCACGAACACGACCTCGCCGGGTACGACGCCTTCTACACGCTCACCCAGCACGGCTCTCTGTCAGCCCCAGAGTTCCAATCCACGTGGCGCAAGAACGGCGACCACATCCACGAACTCTCGTTTCCCGTCGAAGTCGATAATGCCGACACAGACGGTGATGCGGAACGCGTGTTGGCGCTCGACGCCGGGATACGGAAGGACGTGACCGCGGTCGTCGTTGAGGAGACTGGCAAACAGGTGTCGCGGCCGCATTTCGTTCGAGTTACTGATCGTGACGGGATGCGCCGACGGCACCGGGAGCGACAGCGGTTAAACGATCAGTTGGCGGAACTTCGCCGGAGTGGGCGGGATCACACGGCAGCGTTCAAAACGGTGCAGGCAGAGTACGAACGAGTGAACACCAAAATCCAGCACAAGCGCGAGCAGTTGACACATGATGTGGCGAATCAGGTCGTCGCGCTCGCCTTGGTGTACGACGTGGACGCCGTGGTTCACGAGGATTTGCGGTCGCTGTCCCCACCGTCTGGTGAAGGTGGGTTGTCGTGGGAGCTGTCGAGTTGGGCGCGGCGCGAGATCGTCGAGAAGATCGAGTACCGCTGCGAGTACGTTGGCGTGGACGTGGATCGGGTGTACCCGCAGGGGACGAGTCGGTCGTGTCCGCGTTGTGGTTCGACTGGCCATACGTGCAAGTCTCCCGACCACACGGAGGAGGTGTGGTGGGGTGGGCACTTCCGCTGCGACAACGCTCGGTGCGGGTTTGAAGGTGATCGAGATTACATCGCGGCGGTGAACGTGGCTCGCGTGTTCTTCAGCGAGATGGATGGACTGGATCACGGTTTCATGTCCTCCTATACGGGGGATTCGGAAACCGTGCCAGCTCGCCGTTCCGTTGGCACGCGGCTCGCGTTCGGGCGTGGCGTTGTTGCCTACGAGCCCGAACAGACAGGGGCGACCGCTGGTGGTGGGTCGGCTGTCATAACGCCCGCTGTCGCCCTGTCAGAGTCGAATGCGGATGGCGGTGATGGGTGTGGCCCAGCCACCCGTCAGTACACCCAATTCCAACGGGTTACTGCTGAACACTGCTGAAAATAGGAACGGTGCGAGTCCCATCACTTTCCCCTCGCCGTTGAACATCCGGTAGCCGAGGTAGTTCGTGACCGCGGCGTAGAACAATCCCCAGCTGTTCGGGTGTTCGTACGTCCGGAGACGCGTGAGCCCGTCGGCGGTGGCGTGCCAGACGACGGTCGAGTCGTACTCGCCTTTCGCGTCGATCGTCAGAACCAGCGCCTCGTCGAACGTCGACGGGTGGAACGCGCTCACCGCGTGACACGCGTGGTGCGAGCGGCGCTCGATCGGCGGGAGGGGCGTTCCGATCTCCTCGAGACGGGACTCGACGAGACGCGTCGGCACGTACCGCGATTTAAACTGATCTCTGCCGACGTTCCGGAGGTGTGATAACTTCTCGAGCGTTCCGTCGAGCCGGACGGTATTTTTCAGGTAGTGATCGAGGATCTTCGTCCGGAGGGTCGGTTCGTACGGGAGGACGATCTTCTCGAGCTCGCCGAGGTCGATCCCTTCGTACTCGAGGCAGGCGCGAATCGCCCGCTCCGGGAAGGTGTCGACCGCGTGTTTCTCTCGAGTCAGGCGCTCTTCCTCGATCGCGAATCGAAGTTCACCGTCGTCGAAGATCGCTGCGCTCGGATCGTGCTGGCCGTAGAGGCCGATTGCGGGTTTGAATGACAGGACGTAGCTCATGAGTTCGGTGGTTTTTCGTCTGGGTGGCTCTCGTGGAACAGGTGGGTCGATCGACTGGCGATTATTCGATCCGAGCGAAACGATCACTCGATGTAGCCGAGGGTCTCGAGTCGGTTCTCGACCACGGAATCGACGGTCGCTCGGTTCGAATCCGTATACTCGGGATAGGACATCGGCTCGGTCTCCTCGACGATCGGAAGGACGCGCCCGTCCATCCTGTCGCTGTACGGTACCCCGAGTGCGGCGAGGATCGTCGGAGCGACGTCGAACAGGTGCGCGTCATCGATGGATCGCGACTGGTCGATTCCCTCGCCGCTCGCGACGAATATCCCATCGAGCTTGTGGTTCCAGGGTTCCGTCGTCTCGACGAAGTACTCCTCGCACGGCTGTGCCGAGAGGAAGTGCTGGAAGTCGGTCGGGACGGTGACGATATCGACTGCTCGATCCGTGTACGGGCCCTCGAAGAACGCCTCGCGGGGTGCGACCTCCTGGAAGACGGGCTCGCCGTCGGGTGCGGTCACCGACTCGAGTTCCCGAACGAGATCCGCTCTGACGGCCTCGTACTCGTCCTGTGGTATCGTCCCGTCGGGGTCTCGTCCCTCGACGTTCATCCGAACACCGAGTTCGGTCCGTGCGCGGACGTACGCTTTCGAATTCGGGAAGTCGACCTGTTCGTTCCCGGTGCGGACGACACCGTCCGGGACGTGTGCTTTCGCGAACTCCCCGAGTCCGAGGCGTTCCAGGACGAGCCCTGTCCGGTGGGCCGTAATTCCGACGCTCGCCAGCGCCGCGGCGATCCGTTCGACGGTGCTCGGCTCCCACTCGTCGGCCTGCTCGCCGTCCCGGAGGTCGTCTCGCATCGCGTTCCACGTCGGCATCCCCTTCCCGCCGAGGGTGGTCTCGAGATAGCCAGCGTCCTCGAGGAAGGCGTTGACTCGGAACTCGGGTTTCTCGTAGCGACCCATCCCGTGATCGCTCGCGACGAACACCTGCCGTGGCGTACACGCCTCGAGGACTGCGCCGATCTGCTCGTCGGCGGCAGCGTAGACTCGCTTGACCTTCTCCCACTCGCCGTCGAACTCGTGGAAGACGGTGTCGGTTTTCTGAAACTGGAGGAAGCCGAAGTCCGGTTCGAACCGGTCGGCAAGATAGCGAAACGCGTCGCCGCGCATCTCGACGAGCGTGCAGTACTCGTCTATCTTCTCGGCGTCCGAGAGCGAGTCGT
Above is a genomic segment from Natribaculum luteum containing:
- a CDS encoding zinc ribbon domain-containing protein gives rise to the protein MTDHLSLPLRLPETHHDAHERLDEFVQHVATRILHLRWTPEYLDDIHDADYQAWTYFDEHQPFEELDDHALYHSIHHGEDPPADFELYVPSRIRRCILQKVGETLRSHADRRDAFYAIQRVLPTHKIRRIHRRRIKEELWEDGEYLSGGYVDVLIDQLNTYYDRHGRYPDTYFELQDPPEYSNGALPYSADDGPTSGQAVNYHYDENEQSVTVKVKVKTPDTVTPESRGDWSWHEHDLAGYDAFYTLTQHGSLSAPEFQSTWRKNGDHIHELSFPVEVDNADTDGDAERVLALDAGIRKDVTAVVVEETGKQVSRPHFVRVTDRDGMRRRHRERQRLNDQLAELRRSGRDHTAAFKTVQAEYERVNTKIQHKREQLTHDVANQVVALALVYDVDAVVHEDLRSLSPPSGEGGLSWELSSWARREIVEKIEYRCEYVGVDVDRVYPQGTSRSCPRCGSTGHTCKSPDHTEEVWWGGHFRCDNARCGFEGDRDYIAAVNVARVFFSEMDGLDHGFMSSYTGDSETVPARRSVGTRLAFGRGVVAYEPEQTGATAGGGSAVITPAVALSESNADGGDGCGPATRQYTQFQRVTAEHC
- a CDS encoding alkaline phosphatase family protein; amino-acid sequence: MKRSSESEPTTGRNQMDVLLVGIDAGCLSVFDRLSEENVIPNLRALLETGVTAPLESQIPPWTPSAWPSLFTGVNPGKHGVYGFTGFDGYDFHVVKGDDVHAHRLWTLLDHHGRSSVVVNVPVTHPPDEIDGAIIPGFIGPEDPPCHPKGILDDVREAIGAYRVYPRYARGDDSLSDAEKIDEYCTLVEMRGDAFRYLADRFEPDFGFLQFQKTDTVFHEFDGEWEKVKRVYAAADEQIGAVLEACTPRQVFVASDHGMGRYEKPEFRVNAFLEDAGYLETTLGGKGMPTWNAMRDDLRDGEQADEWEPSTVERIAAALASVGITAHRTGLVLERLGLGEFAKAHVPDGVVRTGNEQVDFPNSKAYVRARTELGVRMNVEGRDPDGTIPQDEYEAVRADLVRELESVTAPDGEPVFQEVAPREAFFEGPYTDRAVDIVTVPTDFQHFLSAQPCEEYFVETTEPWNHKLDGIFVASGEGIDQSRSIDDAHLFDVAPTILAALGVPYSDRMDGRVLPIVEETEPMSYPEYTDSNRATVDSVVENRLETLGYIE